The Candidatus Zixiibacteriota bacterium genome segment AGGGGATGTCGATGACTTCGACGGTGACGCTGCGGCTGCCCTTGATGTGGATGACGTCGCCGGGGCGGACCTGGTAGGCCGGTTTGACTTTCTGGCCGTTGACTGTGACCAGGCCGTTTTGCCCCAACT includes the following:
- a CDS encoding RNA-binding S4 domain-containing protein — encoded protein: MRIDDYLSTVGVVRRRTVAKELGQNGLVTVNGQKVKPAYQVRPGDVIHIKGSRSVTVEVIDIPSGSVPKEQRERYYRIVAHP